The Paenibacillus sp. 481 DNA window AGCGGAACGAACTCTGCTATTGAAAGTGCAGGAACCAAACAGCAGCATGCTGTAGGCGGAGGCGGAACTGCAGAGAACAAATGGATTAGTAAACGTAAGAAAAAGTCGAAATATTCAAAAAAAGGTTGATACCTAGAGCCTCCATACTTCTCCGTACTTTGTAGATCCATTTGAAAAGGGGATATTTCAACAGTCATTGCGAAATGACAGCGAAACATCCCCTTCTTCAAATGTGGCGAACAACCATTACGGACTGTGAGTCCGTAATCGAGCCCATTTTTTAGCTCGGTGCCATTCATTACGAAAGCGAATCGCTTCGCATGACTTCCCTTCTCCGCATAAAACGCTTCGCACCTAGTATGATGAGAGATACAATAACGCCCCCAACAATGATCATACCCGCAGAGATTAACCAAGCAAGTCCGGGCTCTGATTCATGGTAGGTTATTATTGGCGGTGCGCCATATTGATGGGGCACGATGACAAACCTCGTGATTTCTAAGTATGCGAGGTGAAAACCAATCGTTGTCCAAAGATTCCTGGTCCATAGCCGGAGCAACTGCAAACATAATCCAAAGCATAAAATGAAGAGAATATAAGGCACGGCAATGCTGACTCCGGGAGTAAGTCCAACGAGCGCTTGAAGCAGCGCAACTGCTGTCGTGACTGCTACAAACAACAAGGTTTGAAGAATTAACGATAACCAAGTGGAGAATCGATGACGCAAGACGTCATACAGCATTCCTCTCAATCCTAATTCCTCTGGGAAAGCTTCATATAAAAAGGCAATGACTATATTTACGAACAGTGCAGCCAACCACTGATCGGGAGCATGCCATTCCTCAATGACTATCCACCCTTGTGTCCTGGCTATTATGAAACCAAATGACACCAGCGCAAGGGCCAAGAGCACCCCAGTAATAAAGTGAGTTAGCTTTTTCCACGAATATTCTGGTGTCTTAGGTTT harbors:
- a CDS encoding CPBP family intramembrane glutamic endopeptidase; this translates as MKGMKWLLLLLAGWSTLVGGLFLATLTGNVAEQWFGLARNSRLWVQAVVMSGLVVPIMLYLYQHVYRMTGLKPKTPEYSWKKLTHFITGVLLALALVSFGFIIARTQGWIVIEEWHAPDQWLAALFVNIVIAFLYEAFPEELGLRGMLYDVLRHRFSTWLSLILQTLLFVAVTTAVALLQALVGLTPGVSIAVPYILFILCFGLCLQLLRLWTRNLWTTIGFHLAYLEITRFVIVPHQYGAPPIITYHESEPGLAWLISAGMIIVGGVIVSLIILGAKRFMRRREVMRSDSLS